One genomic region from Acidobacteriota bacterium encodes:
- a CDS encoding protein kinase encodes MDGRDRVTEAISPEERTRLVSGPDVSFPAPLSHLFRVEARIGRGALGAVYRARAAGSDRAVAVKICARPDRDSFERMRREFVALSRIDHEAVARAIDFKEVDGRACLVSEYVAGSNLEEHVARRGKLPAREALDLFRQLLGALEAVHREGIVHRDVKPANIVIRSVAEGDRLVLVDFGLARMEGTSSLTGTGDIVGTPAYMAPEQLSNAREVDARADLYAATAVLFFMIEGRAPYEGSTAFDLWSAHRVAPIPRLTEGSRIERNVAGSLIRTGMRKAPSRRWATANEASRAVRVSAARLRSPRGVDRVAAWTRAVVVEPLADALRGAVSRRVAAWGLAVAGILAVTGMSIALLSTPAVVRAEVHANHLVAFDAGGRELWSFDAGGAVRPDAYVDPTTGLIQIADLTGDGVEEVLFGASQAEPSEAASFLYCLDRRGRLVWRQPAGGRTIEKRGDFRESAFTVARVLVLPADPSGRRDVVMVSNARTWSASQVRSIAPDGTTIGEWWHHGAGSALLATDLNGDGRPELLYGAFDNASRGAGLVVLDPHHLEGAGPPDERGASPFAGLARGTEWADVRFPRRDVDVAADETTSVGFIEPKPDGTFRVRVGNAGCETFYDLGRSLRAVDSYAADSCAATHRRWQSAGRLNHAFGPGDPELLPKPQYWNGSAWTPEAAFAHPTVGVGTPGVP; translated from the coding sequence TTGGATGGCAGGGACCGCGTGACGGAGGCGATCTCCCCGGAGGAACGGACGCGCCTCGTCTCGGGACCCGACGTTTCCTTCCCAGCGCCGCTCTCCCACCTCTTTCGCGTCGAAGCCCGCATCGGCCGGGGTGCGTTGGGCGCCGTCTATCGAGCGCGAGCCGCGGGCTCCGACCGCGCGGTGGCGGTCAAGATCTGCGCGAGGCCGGATCGCGACTCCTTCGAGCGGATGCGGCGGGAATTCGTCGCCCTGTCCCGGATCGATCACGAGGCGGTCGCGCGGGCGATCGATTTCAAGGAGGTTGACGGCCGGGCGTGCCTCGTCTCCGAGTACGTCGCCGGCTCCAATCTGGAAGAGCACGTCGCGCGCCGCGGCAAGCTCCCGGCGCGCGAAGCGCTGGATCTGTTCCGACAGCTCCTCGGCGCGCTCGAGGCCGTCCACCGCGAAGGAATCGTCCACCGCGACGTGAAGCCGGCGAACATCGTCATCCGATCGGTCGCCGAGGGCGATCGACTCGTCCTCGTGGACTTCGGCCTCGCCCGGATGGAGGGGACCTCCTCACTGACCGGCACGGGAGACATCGTGGGGACTCCGGCCTACATGGCACCGGAGCAGCTCTCGAATGCGCGCGAGGTCGATGCCCGCGCCGATCTGTACGCGGCGACGGCCGTTCTCTTCTTCATGATCGAAGGGAGGGCACCCTACGAAGGTTCGACGGCTTTCGACCTGTGGAGTGCGCACCGCGTGGCGCCGATCCCGCGCCTCACGGAGGGCTCGCGGATCGAAAGGAACGTCGCGGGATCATTGATTCGCACCGGAATGCGAAAGGCTCCGTCCCGCCGATGGGCGACGGCAAACGAGGCGTCTCGCGCCGTGAGGGTCTCGGCGGCTCGACTGCGCTCTCCGCGAGGCGTCGATCGCGTCGCCGCCTGGACCCGAGCGGTGGTCGTCGAGCCCCTCGCCGACGCCCTGCGGGGGGCCGTGTCACGTCGCGTCGCGGCCTGGGGGCTCGCCGTCGCGGGCATCCTCGCCGTCACCGGGATGTCGATCGCCCTTCTCTCGACCCCGGCCGTCGTGCGCGCGGAGGTCCACGCCAACCACCTCGTGGCTTTCGACGCCGGCGGGCGCGAGCTGTGGAGCTTCGATGCGGGAGGCGCGGTTCGGCCCGACGCTTACGTCGATCCGACGACAGGCCTGATCCAGATTGCGGACCTCACGGGAGACGGCGTCGAGGAGGTCCTGTTCGGCGCCTCGCAGGCCGAGCCGTCCGAGGCCGCGTCGTTCCTGTACTGTCTCGATCGCCGCGGGCGACTCGTCTGGCGACAGCCCGCCGGCGGCCGGACGATTGAGAAGCGCGGGGACTTCCGGGAGTCCGCGTTCACGGTGGCGCGAGTGCTGGTCCTCCCCGCGGACCCGAGTGGCCGGCGGGATGTGGTGATGGTGTCGAACGCCCGCACGTGGTCGGCCAGCCAGGTGCGATCCATCGCACCCGACGGGACGACCATCGGCGAATGGTGGCACCACGGCGCCGGCTCAGCGCTTCTCGCGACCGACTTGAACGGCGACGGTCGCCCCGAGCTGCTCTACGGCGCCTTTGACAATGCCTCCCGCGGGGCCGGACTCGTCGTCCTGGATCCCCACCACCTCGAGGGGGCCGGACCGCCGGACGAGCGCGGAGCCTCACCGTTCGCCGGTCTCGCTCGGGGGACGGAATGGGCGGACGTCAGATTTCCGAGGAGGGATGTGGATGTCGCGGCCGATGAGACAACAAGCGTCGGATTCATAGAACCCAAGCCGGACGGAACGTTTCGGGTGCGCGTCGGGAACGCCGGCTGCGAGACGTTTTACGATCTGGGTCGAAGCCTTCGCGCGGTCGATTCGTACGCGGCCGACTCGTGCGCGGCGACGCACCGCCGGTGGCAATCCGCGGGGCGGCTGAATCACGCCTTTGGCCCGGGTGACCCCGAGTTGCTGCCGAAGCCGCAGTACTGGAACGGCTCCGCCTGGACTCCCGAAGCGGCGTTCGCCCATCCCACGGTCGGGGTCGGCACTCCGGGTGTCCCGTGA
- a CDS encoding VOC family protein, translating into MASPVMQFQILSKNPEKSAEFYTQVFGWKIDADNAMGYRMIDTGAGRGIGGGIWPSPPEGHSFVQLFIEVDDVAAHVAKIAAKGGKTIIPPQKLPDGDELAIVHDNEGIPLGLYRPPAKRGGKK; encoded by the coding sequence ATGGCCAGCCCGGTGATGCAGTTCCAGATCCTCTCGAAGAACCCGGAGAAGTCCGCGGAGTTCTACACGCAGGTCTTCGGATGGAAGATCGACGCGGACAACGCGATGGGGTACCGGATGATCGACACCGGCGCCGGCCGCGGGATTGGCGGCGGCATCTGGCCGTCGCCTCCGGAGGGACACAGCTTCGTCCAGCTCTTCATCGAGGTGGATGACGTCGCCGCGCACGTCGCGAAGATCGCGGCGAAGGGGGGGAAGACGATCATCCCGCCGCAGAAGCTCCCCGACGGCGACGAGCTCGCCATCGTCCACGACAACGAGGGGATTCCCCTCGGCCTCTACCGCCCGCCGGCGAAGCGCGGGGGGAAGAAATAG
- a CDS encoding tetratricopeptide repeat protein, which yields MTKVQARRVARQLVLSFALSAAGAPQIPASEAAPTASMAPLDAGIQLFNSKKFTDAKAYFAEAVAKNPSDAESTYYLGRCGVAMNDVDAAIESFEKAVALQDASAVYHHWLGRAYGEKALNSGMFKKLSLAPKVRKEMERAVALDPNDLGARADLLDYYMEAPGIVGGSADKALEQAAEIRKRDALAGHYAYVNVYRRQKKNDLVEQEYLAATRENPAKTEPRIQLGFFYQGAERYDDALRVFEGIVKGDPNQTMALYQVGKTGALSGRNLDRAAECLLAYIQHTPTEDEPPLTFAHYRLGQVYEKKGDVAAAKTEYAAALALDPNNKDAKTALKKIS from the coding sequence ATGACGAAAGTCCAGGCCCGCCGGGTCGCCCGCCAACTCGTGTTGTCCTTCGCGCTGTCGGCCGCAGGTGCGCCGCAGATCCCCGCCTCGGAGGCGGCTCCGACCGCCTCGATGGCTCCGCTCGACGCGGGGATCCAGCTCTTCAACTCAAAGAAGTTCACCGATGCGAAGGCCTACTTCGCCGAGGCGGTGGCGAAGAATCCGTCGGACGCCGAATCCACCTATTACCTGGGGCGCTGCGGCGTGGCGATGAACGACGTCGATGCGGCGATCGAGTCGTTCGAAAAAGCCGTCGCCCTGCAGGACGCCAGCGCGGTCTACCACCACTGGCTCGGCCGCGCCTACGGCGAGAAGGCGTTGAACTCCGGGATGTTCAAGAAGCTCTCACTCGCCCCCAAGGTCCGGAAAGAGATGGAGCGGGCCGTGGCGCTGGACCCCAACGACCTGGGCGCCCGCGCCGATCTGCTCGATTACTACATGGAAGCCCCCGGCATCGTGGGAGGAAGCGCCGACAAGGCTCTCGAGCAGGCCGCCGAAATCCGGAAGCGTGATGCGCTTGCCGGGCACTATGCGTACGTCAATGTCTACCGCAGGCAGAAGAAAAACGACCTCGTCGAGCAGGAGTACCTCGCGGCGACGCGTGAGAACCCTGCGAAGACGGAGCCTCGCATCCAGCTCGGGTTCTTCTACCAGGGGGCCGAACGCTACGACGACGCTCTTCGCGTCTTCGAGGGCATCGTCAAGGGTGACCCGAACCAGACGATGGCGCTCTATCAGGTGGGCAAGACCGGGGCGCTCTCGGGCAGGAATCTCGATCGAGCTGCGGAATGCCTCCTCGCGTACATTCAGCACACGCCCACCGAGGACGAGCCCCCTCTGACGTTCGCGCACTACCGGCTGGGCCAGGTCTACGAGAAGAAGGGCGATGTCGCGGCGGCGAAGACGGAGTATGCGGCGGCGCTCGCGCTGGATCCGAACAACAAGGATGCAAAGACGGCGCTGAAGAAGATCTCCTGA
- a CDS encoding PxKF domain-containing protein — MRHVIRRLFRWSRFATILIPLVTMGALSARPAAAAPAGVPADVWHSLSTVGAPSPRSGHTAVWARDEMIVWGGEDASTAFNDGYAYNPRTDTWRPIATPSFLAPRALHTAVWTGDRLLVWGGKAGAGNGTTLFGDGGRYDPVNDTWEAITTLGAPQRRSLHGAVWAPEIRRMLIWGGYDGSSCDPFPGCTRLADGRLYDPDTNTWQPISSIGEPSARAEASTVWTGLSLVVWSGYSELTDRVITGGRYLPPSLDTWTATSIVGAPQARTGQVAVWTGSEMVVWGGHGSAGERLETGGRYDPGPDSWTSTSTMGAPPAADAPTAVWTGSRMIVWGGHGGPALGYLNSGGLYDPSADSWSPTSTLGAPTPRVGHSAVWTGGAMIVWGGSDGAGYLADGGVYGVTCDPGDASSCDDGDACTDDRCDENAGCTHTDRSASCDDGNTCTADSCERVSGCVHAPAPNSSVEVCNGVDDNCNGATDEGLGNTTCGVGACRVTVDNCTAGVPQVCTPSSPSPESCNGIDDDCDGTVDDVYVFGGYLQPVNADGSSIFNRKQTIPFKFKLRSCGGSTVTSAVANIGVHFWSSGVMGTEVESVSSSGGANSGTQYRYDPTADQYIYNLSAKTLQANSTYLVRTTLDDGSSHDVLISIRAQ; from the coding sequence ATGCGCCACGTTATCCGCCGGTTGTTTCGATGGTCCCGGTTCGCCACGATCCTGATCCCGCTCGTGACGATGGGTGCGCTGAGCGCGCGCCCCGCCGCCGCGGCGCCGGCCGGCGTGCCGGCGGACGTCTGGCATTCCCTGTCGACCGTCGGGGCGCCATCCCCTCGGTCCGGTCACACCGCCGTGTGGGCCCGGGACGAGATGATCGTCTGGGGTGGCGAAGACGCCTCGACGGCGTTCAACGACGGCTACGCCTACAATCCACGCACCGACACGTGGCGGCCCATCGCAACCCCTTCGTTCCTCGCGCCCCGCGCACTTCACACCGCCGTCTGGACGGGCGATCGGCTGCTCGTCTGGGGAGGGAAGGCGGGGGCCGGCAACGGGACGACTCTTTTCGGAGACGGCGGCCGATACGATCCCGTCAACGACACCTGGGAGGCGATCACGACGCTCGGCGCCCCCCAGCGCCGATCGCTGCACGGTGCGGTGTGGGCCCCCGAGATCCGGCGGATGTTGATCTGGGGTGGCTACGACGGCAGTTCGTGCGATCCCTTCCCGGGATGCACCCGGCTCGCGGACGGACGCCTCTACGATCCTGACACAAATACCTGGCAGCCCATCTCGAGCATCGGCGAGCCCTCCGCTCGCGCGGAGGCGTCCACCGTGTGGACAGGCCTTTCCCTGGTCGTCTGGTCGGGATACAGCGAGCTCACCGATCGGGTCATCACGGGGGGACGGTACCTTCCGCCGTCACTCGACACCTGGACCGCGACGTCGATCGTCGGCGCGCCGCAGGCAAGAACCGGCCAGGTGGCCGTCTGGACGGGATCCGAGATGGTCGTCTGGGGCGGACATGGCTCGGCGGGAGAGCGACTCGAGACCGGAGGCCGCTACGACCCTGGACCGGATTCATGGACCTCGACCTCCACGATGGGGGCGCCGCCTGCCGCGGACGCGCCCACCGCGGTCTGGACAGGAAGCCGGATGATCGTCTGGGGTGGTCACGGTGGACCCGCACTCGGCTACCTGAACAGCGGCGGCCTCTACGACCCGTCCGCCGACTCGTGGTCTCCCACGTCCACGCTCGGCGCGCCGACTCCGCGCGTCGGGCACTCCGCAGTCTGGACCGGCGGAGCGATGATCGTGTGGGGCGGTTCGGATGGCGCAGGCTATCTCGCGGACGGCGGGGTTTACGGCGTCACGTGCGATCCGGGCGATGCCTCGAGCTGTGACGACGGCGACGCCTGCACCGACGACCGCTGCGACGAGAACGCGGGCTGCACGCACACCGACAGGTCCGCATCATGCGACGACGGGAATACCTGCACGGCGGACTCGTGCGAGCGGGTCTCGGGATGCGTCCACGCGCCGGCGCCGAATTCATCCGTCGAGGTATGCAACGGCGTCGACGACAACTGCAACGGCGCAACCGACGAGGGCCTCGGGAACACGACGTGCGGCGTCGGAGCCTGCCGCGTGACCGTGGACAACTGCACGGCTGGCGTCCCGCAGGTGTGCACGCCGTCCTCGCCGTCGCCCGAGTCGTGCAACGGGATTGACGACGACTGCGATGGAACCGTCGACGACGTCTACGTCTTCGGAGGCTACCTCCAGCCGGTCAACGCCGACGGGAGCAGCATCTTCAACCGGAAGCAGACGATACCGTTCAAGTTCAAGCTCCGGAGCTGCGGAGGGTCCACTGTGACCAGCGCCGTGGCCAACATCGGCGTCCACTTCTGGTCGAGCGGAGTCATGGGGACCGAGGTCGAGTCCGTGAGCTCGTCAGGTGGCGCCAACTCGGGGACGCAGTATCGCTACGACCCGACGGCGGACCAGTACATCTACAATCTCAGCGCGAAGACGCTGCAGGCGAATTCGACTTACCTCGTGAGAACGACTCTCGATGACGGGTCGTCACATGACGTGCTGATCTCGATCCGGGCGCAGTAA
- a CDS encoding sigma 54-interacting transcriptional regulator — protein MRILRVLAEGVLVSQVPLPEGTFTIGTGRANSLVLDHRGVSESHAEIRNEPSGLFVRDLGSTNGVFVNGARIREGRVQPGDEILLGTAVIVPAEVDSADPRVSGPASAVHYRACLREFLEVCGFEAGILLSRDGERFTVVADEGRLDHAVLSETLVDRAAASPGPYVIENASEHPSLVGVESLTSAGAGWGIYYFPLRSGNEVIGMICLSRLGAAAGGHRNDDAAAALARVVGRVLRIDQLSGTLGHEHVRSLEAKFETDRRLLEELGDPEILGRSEGLREALEQVARVAPTNYPLLLLGETGTGKELLALRAHQRSLRSGGAFIRVNCAAVPEELIESELFGHERGAFTGATARQVGRFVQAHRGTLLLDEIGDMSPRMQAKVLRALESGEVEPVGAARSVRVDVRIIAATNRSLPSMIDAAQFRADLYFRLQTFVIEIPPLRARPGDISILALEFARRAAPEFGKRIDGLSVAALKCLAAYAWPGNVRELQNVMIRAAMLCAGRTVDIEALPARITGSRIPDAAVWPASLGALDWKSGSLEFERAFFRAHLEACDGNVAEISRRTGLARRHLYARLTRLGLRSA, from the coding sequence GTGAGGATTCTCAGGGTGCTGGCCGAGGGAGTCCTCGTCAGCCAGGTCCCTCTGCCGGAGGGCACGTTCACCATTGGAACCGGCCGCGCCAATTCGCTGGTGTTGGACCACCGCGGCGTCTCGGAATCCCACGCCGAGATCCGGAACGAGCCGTCCGGCCTCTTCGTCCGCGATCTGGGGAGCACCAACGGGGTCTTCGTGAACGGAGCGCGGATCCGCGAGGGGCGGGTGCAACCGGGAGACGAGATCCTCCTCGGCACGGCGGTCATCGTCCCAGCGGAAGTGGACTCTGCCGATCCGCGCGTGAGCGGACCTGCTTCCGCTGTCCACTACCGTGCCTGCCTCCGGGAATTCCTCGAGGTCTGCGGGTTCGAGGCGGGCATCCTGCTGAGCCGGGACGGGGAGAGGTTCACGGTCGTCGCCGACGAGGGGCGACTCGACCACGCCGTCCTCAGCGAGACGTTGGTGGATCGCGCCGCCGCTTCGCCGGGGCCCTACGTCATCGAGAATGCCTCCGAGCATCCGTCGCTCGTCGGCGTCGAGAGCCTGACCTCCGCAGGCGCCGGGTGGGGCATCTATTACTTTCCGCTTCGATCGGGGAACGAAGTCATCGGGATGATCTGCCTGAGCCGGTTGGGGGCGGCCGCGGGGGGCCACCGGAACGACGACGCGGCGGCGGCGCTGGCGAGGGTCGTCGGGCGAGTTCTGCGGATCGATCAGCTCTCGGGCACTCTCGGGCACGAGCACGTGCGCTCGCTCGAAGCGAAATTCGAGACCGACAGACGACTTCTCGAGGAGCTCGGCGATCCGGAGATACTTGGGAGAAGCGAGGGGCTGCGCGAGGCGCTGGAGCAGGTCGCCCGGGTGGCCCCGACGAACTACCCGTTGCTTCTCCTCGGGGAGACCGGGACCGGGAAGGAGCTCCTGGCGCTCAGGGCGCACCAGCGGAGCCTGAGGTCCGGAGGGGCGTTCATCCGCGTGAACTGTGCCGCGGTCCCGGAAGAACTGATCGAGAGCGAGCTGTTCGGCCACGAGCGCGGCGCGTTCACCGGCGCGACGGCGCGACAGGTGGGGAGATTCGTGCAGGCGCATCGCGGGACCCTCCTGCTCGACGAGATCGGCGACATGAGCCCGAGGATGCAGGCCAAGGTGCTGAGGGCTCTGGAGTCAGGCGAGGTCGAGCCCGTCGGCGCCGCCCGCAGCGTTCGGGTCGACGTCAGGATCATCGCGGCGACGAACAGGAGCCTCCCGTCGATGATCGACGCCGCGCAGTTCCGCGCGGATCTCTACTTCAGGCTCCAGACGTTCGTCATCGAGATCCCGCCGCTGAGGGCGAGGCCGGGCGACATTTCGATACTCGCGCTGGAGTTCGCGCGGCGCGCGGCGCCGGAGTTCGGGAAGCGGATCGACGGGCTCAGCGTGGCCGCGCTCAAGTGCCTGGCCGCGTACGCCTGGCCCGGAAACGTCCGCGAGCTCCAGAACGTCATGATCCGCGCGGCGATGCTCTGCGCCGGAAGGACCGTCGACATCGAGGCCCTTCCGGCGAGGATCACCGGAAGCAGGATTCCGGACGCGGCCGTCTGGCCCGCGTCGCTCGGCGCCCTCGACTGGAAGAGCGGGAGCCTCGAGTTCGAGCGGGCCTTCTTCCGCGCGCATCTGGAGGCGTGCGACGGGAACGTCGCGGAGATCTCCCGGCGAACCGGTCTGGCCCGAAGGCATCTCTACGCGAGGCTGACGCGACTCGGGCTGCGGTCGGCGTAG
- a CDS encoding DUF4423 domain-containing protein translates to MMRSSSRRATARASFRQFLQAELARRCAKNPRYSLRAFAARLGVDHGTLSQVLRRRRALTAATIRKIGTRLRLEESAIAEFIEHERRFGTGSSSAAPDVKQLTHDTAVLVSEWHHFAILELIRLREFRADSRWIARVLGLTADEVNVALQRLLRLGMLEMRGRGKWIDTTGDAAADVEEFTHAAVRHLFERVPPRLREHSATTLAISSERLPEALDRIARFHRDLAALLARGDARDDVYRLEISLFPVTTMRHPKET, encoded by the coding sequence GTGATGCGTTCCTCCTCCCGCCGCGCCACCGCCCGCGCGAGCTTCCGGCAGTTCCTCCAGGCCGAGCTGGCGCGCCGGTGCGCGAAGAACCCGCGCTACTCGCTCCGCGCCTTTGCGGCCCGCCTCGGCGTCGACCACGGCACCCTCTCGCAGGTGCTGCGGCGCCGGCGCGCGCTCACCGCCGCGACGATCCGGAAGATCGGCACCCGGCTTCGGCTCGAGGAGAGCGCGATCGCGGAGTTCATCGAGCACGAGCGCCGGTTCGGCACCGGCTCGTCCTCAGCGGCGCCGGATGTGAAGCAGCTCACGCACGACACGGCCGTCCTCGTCTCGGAGTGGCACCACTTCGCGATCCTGGAGCTGATCCGGCTGCGGGAGTTCCGCGCCGACTCCCGATGGATCGCCCGCGTCCTCGGCCTGACCGCGGACGAGGTCAACGTCGCGCTCCAGCGGCTGCTGCGCCTCGGGATGCTCGAGATGCGCGGCCGGGGGAAGTGGATCGACACGACCGGCGACGCCGCGGCCGACGTCGAGGAGTTCACGCACGCCGCCGTCCGGCATCTCTTCGAGCGCGTGCCGCCGCGACTTCGCGAGCACTCCGCGACGACCCTCGCGATCTCGAGCGAACGCCTTCCCGAGGCGCTCGATCGGATTGCCCGCTTCCACCGCGATCTCGCCGCGCTCCTCGCGCGGGGGGACGCGCGCGACGACGTCTACCGCCTCGAGATCAGCCTCTTCCCCGTCACGACGATGAGACATCCCAAGGAGACCTGA